In one window of Methanolobus mangrovi DNA:
- the carA gene encoding glutamine-hydrolyzing carbamoyl-phosphate synthase small subunit, with product MNAVIGLEDGTIIKGTGFGAEGIVSGELVFTTQYTGYEEALTDPSYKGQILMFTYPLIGNYGVSGNCFESDGVKAEGLVVREACPEPSHHMSKKTIFELMEDEGKPGIAGVDTRMLTIKTREHGTMRAALINGSDDGEEAVRIARAQKSISDIDFISQVTCPKPFKLESPSRDPNNPLNVVLVDCGRKLSIERSLLARGMDVTVVPGNSSVSTIESYDPDLLFFSNGPGDPTQAQDAIAAVKHFTGELPIVGICLGHQIISLAMGAETYKLKFGHRGANQPVKDLETGIVHITSQNHGFAVDGDSLEEAEVAVTQYNTNDKTVEGIAHKYLDIFSVQYHPDAHPGPMDSEKLFFDKVLKLAGGKK from the coding sequence ATGAATGCAGTAATAGGATTAGAAGATGGGACAATTATAAAAGGCACTGGTTTCGGTGCCGAAGGTATCGTTTCCGGGGAACTTGTTTTCACAACTCAATATACTGGCTATGAGGAGGCTCTCACAGATCCTTCCTATAAAGGCCAGATTCTTATGTTTACTTATCCTCTCATCGGCAATTACGGCGTCAGTGGCAACTGTTTTGAATCCGATGGTGTAAAAGCTGAAGGTCTTGTAGTGAGGGAGGCTTGTCCCGAGCCATCCCACCACATGTCAAAGAAGACCATTTTCGAGCTTATGGAGGACGAAGGCAAGCCCGGCATTGCAGGCGTGGACACACGTATGCTAACTATAAAGACCCGTGAACACGGGACAATGCGCGCAGCCCTTATCAACGGAAGTGATGACGGTGAAGAGGCAGTGAGAATTGCCCGCGCACAAAAGAGCATTTCAGATATTGATTTTATATCACAGGTGACCTGTCCAAAACCGTTTAAACTGGAAAGCCCCAGCAGAGATCCAAATAACCCCCTCAATGTGGTCCTTGTGGACTGCGGTCGCAAACTGAGTATTGAAAGAAGTCTGCTGGCCAGAGGAATGGATGTGACAGTTGTACCGGGTAACTCCTCGGTTTCAACTATAGAATCCTACGATCCTGACCTCCTGTTCTTCTCAAACGGACCGGGAGACCCAACGCAGGCACAGGATGCAATTGCAGCAGTGAAGCACTTCACAGGCGAATTGCCAATTGTAGGCATATGCCTGGGTCACCAGATCATCTCCCTTGCAATGGGAGCTGAGACATATAAACTGAAGTTCGGACACAGGGGTGCCAACCAACCGGTGAAGGACCTTGAAACAGGAATTGTGCATATCACATCCCAGAACCATGGTTTTGCGGTTGATGGCGATTCACTCGAAGAGGCAGAAGTGGCTGTAACACAGTATAATACTAATGATAAGACAGTGGAAGGTATTGCCCATAAGTATCTGGACATATTCAGTGTACAATATCACCCGGATGCACATCCAGGTCCAATGGATTCTGAAAAATTGTTCTTTGATAAGGTGCTCAAACTTGCAGGAGGGAAAAAATAA